The Melospiza georgiana isolate bMelGeo1 chromosome 1, bMelGeo1.pri, whole genome shotgun sequence genome contains the following window.
GTTTAGTACAGCtcatttttgttttacaaaTGTAAGGGACTCAACGTGCACAGATCCAATGCGCATGGAGCCAAGGCTGTTGCTTCTCCAGTGAAGTTGAATTCCAAGGCTAACTTGTCTCTGGCCCGTCTGTTCCCATTACTCCGTGCTATTGCAGCCTCACATTGAATATTGTGTGCTGTTCCAGGCATCACACTATAAGAAAGATACAAAGCTACTCAAGAGCATCTAAAGAGGGGCAACacagatggtgaagggccttgaggggaagctgtatgaggagcagctgaggccacttggTCTGTTCAACCTGGAGGACACTGAGAGGAGGCCTCATTGCAATTGCAACTTtttcatgaggggaagaggagggggaTTCACTgatctctgtggtgaccagggGACAGGGTCGAGGGGCTGGCCTAGAGCTGTGTCATGGGAGATTTAAgttagatattagaaaaagtAATTCTTGAcacagagggtggttgggcagtGGAACAGACTCCCCAACACCACGCCTGACACAGTTCAAGTGGTTTTTACACAATACTCTCAGGCGCacggtgtgactcttggggctgtcctgggcaggaccaggagttggACGCAATGATCCTCGTGAGTTCCTTCCAACGAAGAATATTCTGAGATTGCGTCTGACCTGATGTAATGCATTTCGCCCTTGAAGGGTTTCCGCGATAAGCCACGGGCACGGCGGGGAGCAGCGCCAGGCCGGGCGGGCTGGGGCCGTCGGAGCGAGGCGGGTGGTGCGGCTGTCCCCgcccggcggccccgggggAGGTGCCGGGCTGGGCCGCGCCACGCCACGCCACGCCAGCCCGGACCGAGGGCTGTGGCCGCCGGGCTGTGAGTACGGGCTGCGGGGGCTGGCGAAAAGCGGCGGCCCCGGGGaacggagcggggccgggagcccCCGGAGAGGCGAGGCGGGCCCAAGCACATCGCGTCCCGGCAGTGACCGGGGGACGGGGGAAGAACAGGAGCGACAGGGGCCGCGTCCCCACCCGCCCGCTCCGCCGGAGCCGGCGTGTGGGCGGAGGGCGAGGCTGGGGGCGGCCGGGGGGCCGAGCCGGGCTGGGGCGAGCGCTGAGGGCGCCGTGCCCTCACCCGAGATGGCGGCGCGGCCTCCCCGGCGCGGCGAACACGTGATGGCGGAgcggagggagaggaggagcgggccgggccgggccgggccgcgggcggGAGGGGCGGCCGGGGCCCCGATCCCCGCCCAGGGGAGATCGGGCCCTGGGGCGAAGGCAAGGAGGGCAAGGGGCGGTGTGTGACCTTGTGGCTGATAGTGGCGCTACCGCCCAGTAGTTGTGCTGAAAAAGTAGTTGCGTCTGTGGTTTTAGTGTCACTGCAGCCCTTGATTTATGCTCTGCGttgaagtgtgtgtgtgtgtgtgtgtgtgtgtgtgtaggagTTGTagctgctgtggggagaggTGACCAGTTACTAATCATGAGGGTTTACTCATTGCATCACATTCAAGGATAAGCTTGTGGCAGTGGTAAAGACTTCGAGGGAGAAAGGCTGATTTTTCTGGCCTCGTGGTACTGTGAATGAAGAGCGTTAGTAAGTCGTCTTGGAAGGCATCAGGAATCTTGGCCATGAAGAAACAGGTGGAGATGCTGCTGATTCTGGATGGGGACCAGGCCAGTAGCAGTTAATGCTGGCCATGTTTCCACTTGGCCATAGGGCCAGGGAAGCCCACTGCTTGAAGGCAGCCCACTGTTTGAAGGCAGCCCACTGCTTGAAGGCAGCCCACTGTGTTGCCCTGGCAGAGCCTTTTGTAGGACCTGGCTATGTCTTGTTGCTCTTTTTCAGCTGGAGTTTCATTTATCTTGTCCTTTAATACCAGTTTACTTCAACATGCGAGTTAGGTAAGAATTACAGGAAGAATTACAGTGTTTATACTTGTAGTCAGGAgtcaaaatttatttattttactattCATAGTGGTTACTGTCTTAAATATGCTATTGTTTGGTGTAGTATGAATCCTACACTTTCAAAGACAGCACATATTCAGCAAAAGAATTCCAATCATACTTTCCTTAAGGAAGGCCTGCTAAAGTAATACAGAtgtgaaaaaatagatttatcAGATGCAACCCAGTAAATCTCTTAGTAGAATTAGAAAACATAACAATTTTAGCATAGAGATTCTCCTGGTAGTAGAACTACAAATCATAGTCTGTCATGAGGCTGTGTAATAGAAACATatgatggtttgggttggaagggacattaaagatcatctagttgCAAGTCccctgcagtgtgcttggacACCTTTTACTGTGGTGGCTTCTACTgcaccaggttgctccaagccccctccaacctgaccttgactTTTACCactccagggatgaggcatccacaacttctctgggcaacctgtcccagtgcttcACCACCCTCTGAGGGGTTCATGCACTGAGTTAAACAGTGCAGGTTCAAAGCTGGGTCTGTGTAAGCATGTTGGGtagcttttaattttaatggtAAGTGtgatgagagagagagacaagaTTTGCTTATGGCATTAACTGTATTTCTGATTTTGCTCTGGATGGCAGCTTTTGCAAATGAGTTGTGAGGGTTAACATCCCTCTAAGTGACTGGCTGAGTGAAGATCTCTTATGTAGCAGGTGGGGGGAAACCACAAGCTTGCAAGGTCTGTGTGTAGATTTGAGTGCTACCTTGCTGAGAACTGGTGTCTTCTGAGGCTGTAGGTTAGATTTCTGAAGGTGAAGGAAAGGTATTGAACTCATCACTGGGACTTTGTGTTGAAGATCCAGTCCTTGTGCTTCACAATACCTGTTGCACTTAAGTCTACTGCAAGGCTGCAGTGTATACTGTTAGAAAGAACTCTTTAGACTGTTTTTATTCTTGGCCATGCAATAACACTCTTTCTTCTCACTTGACAGGAATAATGTTTCCAACATGTCTGTGCAGTCGCTGCTTTGTGAAAGAATTGCTGTTGCCAAAGACTTGATTAAGAGAGCGGAAGCCCTTTCCAAGTCCCAGAAAAGGAGAATAGAAGGTGGGGCAAAGCTCTGTAGCAAACTGAAGGCAGAGCTAAATTTCTTACACAAGGTGGAAGCAGGGAAAGTGGCCATTAAAGAATCCCATCTGCAGAGTACAAACCTTACCCACCTCCAAGCCATTGTTCAGTCAGCAGAGAACCTGGAGGATGTTGTCAGTGTCCTCCACGTCTTTGCTTACGAGGACAGGTTTGGAGACAAGCAGACACTGGTGGTAGATGTCGTTGCAAACGGAGGTCACACGTGGGTGAAGGCCATCGGTCGCAAAGCTGAGGCCCTGCATAACATCTGGCTGGGAAGGGGCCAGTATGGTGACAAAAGTGTCATTGAGCAGGCAGAGGACTTCCTGCAAGCAAGCCGTCAGCAGCCCGTGGAGTACAGCAATCCCCACATCATCTTTGCATTCTACAACAGCGTGTCCAGTCCTATGGCAGAGAGGCTCAAGGAGATGGGGATATCTGTGAGAGGAGATGTTGTTGCTGTGAACTCACTGGTGGAACCATCTGCAGAAAACGAGCGCCTTGACAGCAGTGAATCAGATGAAGAAGGCTCTGAACTCCTGCAGGTGACAAGAGTAGACCGGGAGAATTTAGTGGCCAGCATTGCTTTCCCTACCCAGATTAAAGTAAACGTCTGCAATAGAGTTAATTTGGACATCACTACCTTAATAACCTACGTCTCTGCGCTGAGCTATGGTGGCTGCTACTTTGTCTTCAAGGAAAAAGTGCTGACGGAACAAGCAGCCcaagaaagaagagagagagtCCTGCCTCAGCTGAAGGAGTTCATGGAAGGAAAAGAGCTCTTTGCCTGTGAATCTGCTGTCAGAGATTTCCAGTCCATCTTGGAAACGCTGGGAGGACCTGGAGAGAAAGAGCGAGCTGCATTGCTTGTTAAAAGAATTAACGTGGTGCCAGATCAGCCTTCTGACTGTGCCTTAGGACTCGTGGCTAGTTCAAAAATCAACAGCCGCTCTTTAGCCATTTTTGGGACAGGAGACACTTTGAAAGCCATCACCATGACTGCAAACAGTGGGTTTGTGAGGGCAGCAGCAAACCAAGGAGTCAGGTTCAGTGTTTTCGTCCATCAGCCACGAGCACTGACAGAAAGCAAAGAATCTTTAGCCACACCTCTACCAAAGCGCTGCCCATCTGATAACGGAGTGTAACTCATTTAATGAGTTAGCAGTGGAAAATACTGCAGCTACTGCAGTGGAGGCATTTGGGGAAGCAGAAGAGTCATAGCAATACAGTTTTGGGTGTGTATCAATGATGACAGCAACTAGCAATGGAAGAGCTCCTCAAGGGatttgtaatatttttactGCTTCCTTGAGGTTATTTTTTGTCCAGCTGACCATTAATTTATTCACTAAAGTAATAACAAGTCAATGAAAATTTTTAACTGGCTTACAGTGCATTAATTGTATCCATCCCCATTAAAAAGTTCAGTTAAAGCACAAGTTACTGAGGTCTTGTTATTTTTGTCCTCCTCAGAGAGGTAAAATTCGTCATCTTAGATGAACTTTGGGCTTGACTTCCATGGAACTTAAATCTTTCTTTCCACTATTCCATCCAAcgttggttttggttggttcAGGGGGACCTTGTGCAGAGACTTACGCCTTTTTGGGAGTGTGGTGTTTCGTGAAGATGTGAAAAGTAGCCATGAATAGAAACCAACTTAAGCCTTCCTTGTCTTATTGAAAGCAACCTCTATGTGTATACCAGGGTTAGGCTGAATTAGGCAACAGCTTTAAAATTCCTGGAAAAATCAGTTGGAGTTTGTTTGCATTAATATGTTGTTGCTCTTGGGCTGAACTGGACAGCCAGTGGTAGCAGACCAAGGAGGCACATCCGCTTCACTTTTCTCTTAGCCTTTGTCCAGCAAAGTCTTGCTGGTTGTAAAGCCCAGCTCAAAGCTTCAGATAGCAGAATCCTAGACTGAGCCAGGACCCAGGTAGTTTTTGATATTAGCATGCTCTTTGCTGAGGACTCATGGTGATCTTGAACCTGGCTTTGTTGCATCTGAATTACAAAGCCTCAGTGAGGTCCTTCAGTGTTGGAGTGATGGAGGAGATTTGCAGGGCATGTTCTTAAATCCTAGTTTGCTCTGTAGTAGAGAGAAGCCTTTTCGCTGGTGCTGTAATTGCTCTTTTTATTCCAAGTGTAGAATAAACAACTATTtcttctgctgtattttttttttctttgcccagAGAGATTTGCAGTTGTAGGGGTCTTTAtcatgttggggtttttttctgaatgctGTAATGACAGCACTTGCTGTTTGGTATTAATTTTCATCAGTTTCCTAGTGGAAATCTTGAGATGTCAGAGTGAAGCTCCAAGCTATACATTTTTATCAGGTCAGTGAAAGAGATACCTGCTGAATATTTTATAGT
Protein-coding sequences here:
- the C1H7orf25 gene encoding UPF0415 protein C7orf25 homolog isoform X2, which codes for MRVRNNVSNMSVQSLLCERIAVAKDLIKRAEALSKSQKRRIEGGAKLCSKLKAELNFLHKVEAGKVAIKESHLQSTNLTHLQAIVQSAENLEDVVSVLHVFAYEDRFGDKQTLVVDVVANGGHTWVKAIGRKAEALHNIWLGRGQYGDKSVIEQAEDFLQASRQQPVEYSNPHIIFAFYNSVSSPMAERLKEMGISVRGDVVAVNSLVEPSAENERLDSSESDEEGSELLQVTRVDRENLVASIAFPTQIKVNVCNRVNLDITTLITYVSALSYGGCYFVFKEKVLTEQAAQERRERVLPQLKEFMEGKELFACESAVRDFQSILETLGGPGEKERAALLVKRINVVPDQPSDCALGLVASSKINSRSLAIFGTGDTLKAITMTANSGFVRAAANQGVRFSVFVHQPRALTESKESLATPLPKRCPSDNGV
- the C1H7orf25 gene encoding UPF0415 protein C7orf25 homolog isoform X1, translating into MSVQSLLCERIAVAKDLIKRAEALSKSQKRRIEGGAKLCSKLKAELNFLHKVEAGKVAIKESHLQSTNLTHLQAIVQSAENLEDVVSVLHVFAYEDRFGDKQTLVVDVVANGGHTWVKAIGRKAEALHNIWLGRGQYGDKSVIEQAEDFLQASRQQPVEYSNPHIIFAFYNSVSSPMAERLKEMGISVRGDVVAVNSLVEPSAENERLDSSESDEEGSELLQVTRVDRENLVASIAFPTQIKVNVCNRVNLDITTLITYVSALSYGGCYFVFKEKVLTEQAAQERRERVLPQLKEFMEGKELFACESAVRDFQSILETLGGPGEKERAALLVKRINVVPDQPSDCALGLVASSKINSRSLAIFGTGDTLKAITMTANSGFVRAAANQGVRFSVFVHQPRALTESKESLATPLPKRCPSDNGV